Proteins encoded together in one Candidatus Neomarinimicrobiota bacterium window:
- the lptC gene encoding LPS export ABC transporter periplasmic protein LptC: MLKHAEELHHVKQDGETYLHLEQNVQFQKGAIQITCDNALHYPEKNLLILSGNVTVWDTISRVTSQRIEFHTDTDRLFSPERSYIRYKERILEGDTVKADLQTNRYTGHGNIFIRDTLIQSASDSVFYDYTARIIHYYKNAVVTDSTGNMLLTGDYIRYDVEKNNMFSNADPVFIRNDDKGNGRLLVYADLLAGNTKSRIFEGQGNIRVLRDSLKIYSDSLNFSDADGLAVFRGNPRVFYGENRLGGDRLKFSFKGDTLHYLNVSGHAVMETDRRGIFKKEDSDSSVVFTSTLTGRDLWIWFNALNKVDSLEMKGMAESDYHVFRDSLFQGLNHASGDTVRMLFRNDSLELIRVIRDVSGIFYPHPTEAGMDTNLVYKADRIHYHMMADMTDLIHHATLDYGNMHLKADTIRVDWNADILYALPQKTDTGLVSIPEFIQGSADPMYGEALFYNFRTRRGRAKYGSTTLEDGFYTGRQIQKREDKPFYVDYARYTTCDLKEDPHYWIESRRMKLIPDKMVIAKPLVLRIMNIPVFYLPFGIYPDQKGRRHSGWFMPTFGTSNVSGWYLKGAGYYWAPNDYMDTKIQLDFFDLQGIKMNNTTRYALRYKLNGQIRTSYNNNFLADRPQIRYDIALNHRQTIGRSSRLNISGSYTNDRSYYQQTGIELDERLKQKLISNATYSTRIGDMGLTVNASRTEDLITGNVHASVPQISLSKSTGQVFKKSKASDPQRWYHTLTYNYSTNFQNRYTHTLQNDSTFLDNQRSRMIHQGNISLNHKFFNWLTTSPGLNIQEGWVFKYKSPLLSDNGQAVLDSTGQMILLDQKAFKRRAVYSANLRFSSKFYGIFYFRAGCFQALRHVISPSVSFVYTPDISNNPNYVFRGTDTNGNPVSYDYFSSTLLGKTPSRDSRTMSWSVGNQFSAKFSDKKDPEKFKKYDFLTLNLNGNYDFNADSLKWSPVSISYRASRLPGNLQFSGNIRLDPYQYDTVSHRRINNYETIPRLTHFSFDTGFRFREKSNRDSTGTRHDESISDWQARVSIRYNYAATNPDKSSKNLTLNTIFSANLSPNWSLDYSLNINIINQKITYQYISLKRDLHCWEMSLNWTPTSSVKSFYLRINVKSSVLSDALKLEKREGRQANVWR; encoded by the coding sequence GTGCTGAAACATGCGGAAGAACTGCATCATGTAAAGCAGGATGGTGAGACATATCTCCATTTGGAACAGAATGTGCAGTTTCAAAAAGGGGCCATCCAAATCACCTGTGATAATGCCCTGCACTATCCCGAAAAAAACCTGCTGATTCTCAGCGGAAATGTTACAGTCTGGGATACCATTTCACGGGTGACAAGCCAGAGAATCGAATTTCACACCGACACAGACCGGTTGTTTTCCCCGGAACGCAGCTACATCCGCTATAAAGAACGCATTCTGGAAGGGGATACGGTAAAGGCCGATCTCCAGACAAATCGCTATACAGGCCACGGCAATATCTTTATCCGGGATACGCTGATTCAATCCGCCAGCGATTCGGTTTTCTATGACTACACAGCCCGGATCATTCACTACTACAAAAATGCCGTTGTAACCGATTCCACCGGAAATATGCTGCTGACCGGTGATTATATCCGGTATGATGTGGAAAAGAATAATATGTTCAGCAATGCCGATCCCGTCTTTATCCGAAACGATGACAAGGGAAACGGGCGGTTACTGGTATATGCCGATCTTCTGGCCGGTAACACGAAAAGCCGTATATTTGAAGGGCAGGGAAACATCCGGGTACTCAGGGATTCCCTGAAAATTTACAGCGATTCCCTGAACTTTTCCGATGCTGATGGACTGGCGGTTTTCAGGGGCAATCCCCGGGTTTTTTACGGGGAAAACCGCCTTGGCGGGGACCGGCTGAAATTTTCCTTTAAGGGAGATACCCTGCACTATCTGAATGTTTCAGGACACGCCGTGATGGAAACAGACCGGAGGGGAATTTTTAAAAAAGAGGATTCAGACAGCTCCGTTGTCTTTACAAGCACTCTCACAGGGCGGGACCTGTGGATCTGGTTCAACGCATTGAACAAAGTGGATTCCCTGGAAATGAAAGGGATGGCCGAATCAGATTATCATGTATTCAGGGATTCCCTGTTTCAGGGACTCAATCATGCCAGCGGTGATACGGTACGCATGTTGTTTCGTAATGATTCGCTGGAACTCATCCGGGTCATCCGGGATGTATCGGGGATTTTCTATCCCCATCCTACAGAAGCGGGCATGGATACAAATCTGGTATACAAAGCAGACAGGATTCATTACCACATGATGGCCGACATGACCGATTTGATTCACCATGCCACACTGGATTACGGAAACATGCATCTCAAGGCGGACACCATTCGGGTGGACTGGAATGCGGATATCCTTTATGCCCTGCCGCAGAAAACCGACACAGGGCTTGTCAGTATTCCCGAATTCATTCAAGGTTCGGCAGATCCCATGTACGGGGAGGCCTTATTCTATAATTTCCGGACCCGTCGGGGGAGAGCTAAGTACGGCTCTACAACCCTGGAAGATGGTTTCTATACGGGACGGCAAATCCAGAAACGGGAGGATAAACCATTTTATGTGGACTATGCCCGTTACACAACCTGCGACCTGAAGGAAGATCCCCATTACTGGATTGAATCCCGACGCATGAAACTGATTCCCGATAAAATGGTTATCGCCAAACCCCTGGTTCTCCGGATCATGAATATTCCTGTATTTTACCTTCCCTTTGGGATCTATCCCGATCAAAAGGGCCGGCGCCACAGCGGCTGGTTTATGCCTACCTTCGGGACATCCAACGTATCGGGATGGTATTTGAAAGGCGCCGGTTATTACTGGGCCCCCAATGATTACATGGATACAAAAATTCAGCTTGATTTCTTCGATTTGCAGGGAATCAAAATGAATAATACAACCCGCTATGCACTGAGATACAAACTGAACGGACAAATCCGAACCAGCTATAACAACAATTTTCTGGCAGACCGTCCCCAGATCCGGTACGATATCGCCCTGAATCACCGGCAGACCATCGGTCGGTCCTCCAGACTCAATATCTCCGGCTCCTATACCAATGACCGATCCTATTATCAGCAGACCGGAATTGAACTGGATGAGCGGTTGAAACAGAAACTCATTTCAAACGCCACCTATTCCACACGGATCGGAGATATGGGGCTTACAGTGAACGCTTCGCGGACGGAAGATCTTATCACAGGGAATGTCCACGCTTCCGTACCCCAGATTTCTCTCTCTAAAAGCACCGGTCAGGTTTTTAAAAAGTCGAAGGCAAGCGATCCGCAACGCTGGTATCACACTCTCACCTATAATTACTCGACAAATTTTCAAAACCGGTATACCCATACTCTGCAAAATGATTCCACCTTTCTGGATAACCAGCGAAGCAGAATGATCCACCAGGGAAACATTTCATTGAATCATAAATTCTTCAACTGGCTGACAACCTCTCCAGGGCTTAACATTCAGGAAGGATGGGTTTTTAAATATAAATCACCCCTGCTTTCAGACAACGGCCAGGCAGTTCTGGACAGCACAGGCCAAATGATCCTCTTGGATCAAAAGGCATTTAAGCGCCGAGCAGTCTATTCTGCAAATCTTCGTTTCTCCTCCAAATTCTACGGAATTTTCTATTTCCGGGCCGGTTGCTTCCAGGCCCTCAGACATGTAATCAGTCCTTCAGTGAGCTTTGTCTATACCCCGGATATTTCCAACAACCCGAATTACGTCTTCCGAGGTACCGATACCAATGGCAATCCGGTATCCTATGATTATTTTTCTTCAACCCTGCTGGGCAAAACACCCTCAAGAGACTCCCGAACCATGAGCTGGTCTGTAGGCAATCAGTTTTCAGCAAAATTTTCTGACAAAAAAGATCCGGAAAAATTTAAAAAATATGATTTTCTGACTTTGAATTTGAACGGCAATTATGATTTCAATGCCGACTCCCTAAAATGGAGTCCTGTAAGTATTTCATATCGTGCATCCCGCTTGCCGGGGAATCTGCAGTTCAGCGGAAACATCCGCCTGGATCCTTATCAGTATGACACCGTGAGTCATCGGCGAATCAATAATTATGAAACCATCCCCAGGCTGACCCATTTCAGCTTTGATACAGGCTTCCGGTTCAGGGAAAAGAGCAATCGGGACTCAACAGGTACCCGACATGACGAAAGCATCTCAGACTGGCAGGCCCGGGTGAGTATCCGGTATAACTACGCGGCAACAAACCCGGATAAAAGCAGTAAAAATCTCACCTTAAACACCATTTTTTCAGCCAATCTCAGCCCAAACTGGTCTTTAGATTATTCTCTGAACATCAACATCATCAATCAGAAAATCACCTATCAGTACATCTCGTTAAAGCGGGATCTTCACTGTTGGGAAATGAGCCTGAACTGGACTCCCACATCATCGGTAAAGAGTTTTTATCTTCGTATCAATGTAAAATCATCGGTTTTAAGTGATGCTTTGAAACTGGAAAAAAGGGAAGGCCGGCAGGCCAATGTCTGGAGATAA
- a CDS encoding replication-associated recombination protein A: MAEETLFSQNERVLPPLAVRMRPTRFTDLVGQTHLTGEGKILSRLFRNREIIPLILWGPPGTGKTTLARLMAGLAGAEFHEISAVTAGVKDVRNLIRTGENNMNMGKKTVLFIDEIHRFNKAQQDALLHAVENGSLVLIGATTENPSFEVISPLLSRMKVLKLQPLSPEELETLFNRAVTSDIILSKYTLDLNREDRDFLLRTAGGDARKMLNTLELCFKMTLSRQSGAKNLSISRDDIENALQEKNLLYDKTGDYHYDTISAFIKSVRGSDPDAAVYWLAVMLEGGEDPLYVARRLIILASEDIGNSEPLGLTMAVSGFQAVHAIGMPEASIILAQVTTFLASAPKSNAAYLSIKKSQDFIRETGFQNVPLHLRNAPTSLMKEMDYSKNYKYPHDTGGFTRQNYLPEQHAGLPVYNPTENGYEKYIRQRLKHLWPDRFDSEK; encoded by the coding sequence ATGGCCGAAGAGACACTTTTTTCACAAAATGAGCGTGTGCTGCCTCCTTTAGCCGTCCGGATGCGCCCTACCCGTTTCACTGATTTGGTGGGACAAACCCACCTCACAGGCGAGGGAAAAATCCTGAGCAGGCTTTTCAGGAACCGGGAGATTATTCCCTTGATTTTATGGGGGCCTCCGGGAACGGGAAAAACCACCCTGGCCCGGCTGATGGCAGGTCTTGCCGGGGCGGAGTTCCACGAGATCAGTGCTGTAACCGCCGGTGTCAAAGATGTCCGGAACCTGATCAGGACGGGGGAAAACAACATGAACATGGGAAAAAAAACGGTCCTGTTCATCGATGAAATCCACCGTTTCAATAAAGCCCAGCAGGACGCCCTGCTTCATGCCGTTGAAAACGGGAGTCTGGTACTTATCGGCGCCACGACGGAAAATCCCTCTTTTGAAGTCATTTCGCCCCTGCTTTCCCGCATGAAGGTTCTCAAGTTGCAGCCCCTCTCTCCTGAAGAACTGGAAACGCTTTTTAACCGGGCCGTGACTTCAGATATCATCCTTTCGAAATACACCCTTGACCTGAACCGTGAAGACCGGGATTTTCTTCTGCGCACTGCCGGTGGTGATGCCCGGAAAATGCTGAATACCCTGGAGCTCTGTTTTAAAATGACTCTTTCCCGGCAAAGCGGGGCAAAAAATCTTTCAATTTCCCGGGATGATATCGAGAACGCCCTTCAGGAAAAAAACCTGTTGTACGATAAAACCGGAGATTATCATTACGATACAATATCCGCCTTTATTAAAAGTGTCAGGGGCAGTGATCCCGATGCGGCGGTCTACTGGCTGGCTGTGATGCTTGAAGGCGGTGAAGATCCCCTTTATGTTGCCCGGCGCCTTATCATTCTGGCTTCGGAGGATATCGGCAATTCAGAACCTCTGGGACTCACCATGGCTGTCAGCGGTTTTCAGGCAGTTCATGCCATCGGTATGCCGGAAGCCTCCATCATCCTGGCCCAGGTGACTACTTTTCTGGCCTCTGCCCCCAAAAGCAATGCCGCCTACCTGAGCATCAAAAAATCACAGGATTTCATCCGGGAAACCGGCTTTCAGAATGTCCCCCTGCATTTGCGCAATGCCCCCACATCCCTCATGAAAGAGATGGATTATTCCAAAAATTATAAATATCCCCACGATACCGGCGGCTTTACCAGACAAAATTACCTTCCGGAACAGCATGCCGGACTGCCGGTATATAACCCAACGGAAAACGGATATGAGAAATATATCCGGCAACGACTGAAACATTTGTGGCCCGACCGTTTTGATTCTGAAAAGTAA
- a CDS encoding rod shape-determining protein, with amino-acid sequence MKFSFLKWLSSDIAIDLGTANTLIYVRGEGIVVNEPSIVARSTINNKIIAVGDDAKEMMGRTHPNIEVVRPMKDGVIANFEMTDAMLQGFIKKINISRFARPRIVICVPSGITEVEKRAVKESGERANARVIYLIEEPVAAAVGIGIDISKPVGNMIVDIGGGTTEIAIIALNGVVTKESLRIAGDEMNEAIIQYFRKEHNLLIGERMAEQIKLNIGSATKVEDKTMSVKGRNFVVGIPRTIDVSSEQIRECLRETVDVMISGIKRTLENTPPELSSDILDRGIILTGGGALLKGLDERIRLETELPVHVAEEPLLSVAMGTGKVLEDVEKYREILM; translated from the coding sequence ATGAAATTCTCGTTTCTCAAATGGTTATCCAGCGATATTGCCATTGATCTGGGAACAGCCAATACATTGATCTATGTCCGTGGGGAGGGCATTGTTGTCAATGAGCCGTCTATTGTTGCCAGATCAACCATCAACAACAAAATCATTGCCGTTGGTGATGATGCCAAGGAAATGATGGGTCGAACTCACCCCAACATTGAAGTTGTGCGTCCTATGAAGGATGGTGTCATTGCCAACTTTGAAATGACCGATGCCATGCTTCAGGGGTTCATCAAAAAGATTAACATCTCCCGTTTTGCCCGCCCCCGCATTGTTATTTGTGTCCCCTCCGGAATTACCGAGGTGGAAAAACGGGCGGTGAAAGAGAGCGGAGAACGGGCAAACGCCCGGGTAATTTACCTGATAGAAGAACCTGTGGCAGCTGCTGTGGGTATCGGCATTGACATTTCCAAACCGGTAGGCAACATGATTGTGGATATCGGGGGAGGAACCACGGAAATTGCCATTATCGCCCTGAACGGAGTTGTGACAAAAGAGAGTCTGCGGATTGCCGGAGATGAGATGAATGAAGCAATTATTCAATATTTCAGGAAAGAGCACAACCTGTTGATCGGAGAACGAATGGCTGAACAGATCAAACTGAATATTGGGTCTGCAACGAAAGTGGAAGATAAAACCATGTCCGTCAAGGGACGGAATTTTGTGGTGGGTATCCCGCGGACCATCGATGTCTCGTCGGAACAGATCCGCGAATGCCTGCGGGAGACAGTGGATGTAATGATCAGTGGTATCAAACGGACCCTGGAAAATACTCCACCTGAGCTTTCGTCCGATATTCTGGACCGGGGGATTATTCTGACAGGTGGCGGTGCTCTTTTAAAGGGACTGGATGAACGTATCCGACTGGAAACGGAATTGCCGGTTCATGTTGCGGAAGAGCCCCTTCTCTCTGTTGCCATGGGGACAGGGAAAGTGCTGGAGGATGTGGAAAAATATAGGGAAATACTGATGTAA
- a CDS encoding rod shape-determining protein MreC, producing MLKRIIDFFLNRRFQISTTVLLFLSFIIFIKTSHPAIRHLEIWAGDVLAPVKEPVVWFRDLMETRETNEILNRRLIHLSQEASRFSSMADENKRLRSMLDFKERSEYNLLSALVLSEGIHKSVNSLLLNRGKKDSIQVNDPIMNVDGVIGKIFFVGESTSLAQLLIDPNSRLSVRIEPSGAKGILQWYGGNRYLIADIPNTMAVQPGNLVVTSGLSDIYPGDLPVGVVRELSPAPDGFTHIVYGDFLVNFNQIREVFIILE from the coding sequence ATGCTGAAAAGAATCATAGATTTCTTTTTAAACAGACGATTCCAGATTTCTACAACTGTCCTTTTATTTCTTTCATTTATCATCTTTATCAAAACATCCCATCCTGCAATCCGTCATCTGGAAATATGGGCCGGAGATGTCCTTGCACCTGTTAAAGAACCGGTTGTCTGGTTCAGGGACCTGATGGAAACCCGTGAAACCAATGAGATTCTTAACCGGCGTTTAATCCATCTCAGTCAGGAGGCATCCCGTTTTTCATCTATGGCCGATGAGAATAAGCGGCTGAGAAGTATGCTGGATTTTAAAGAACGGTCTGAATACAATCTGTTATCTGCCCTGGTTTTATCAGAGGGAATCCATAAAAGTGTCAACAGCCTGTTATTGAACCGGGGGAAAAAGGACAGTATCCAGGTAAATGATCCTATCATGAATGTGGATGGTGTCATTGGAAAAATATTCTTTGTAGGTGAGTCCACATCCCTGGCACAGCTTCTTATTGACCCCAATTCCCGGTTGAGTGTGCGCATAGAGCCGTCCGGTGCGAAAGGCATCCTCCAGTGGTATGGAGGAAACCGTTATCTGATTGCTGATATTCCCAATACAATGGCTGTCCAGCCGGGTAATCTTGTGGTGACATCCGGGCTGTCAGATATTTATCCTGGTGATTTGCCTGTCGGGGTTGTCCGTGAATTATCTCCCGCCCCCGATGGCTTTACCCATATTGTCTATGGCGATTTTCTGGTCAACTTCAACCAAATTCGAGAGGTTTTTATCATTCTGGAATGA
- the mreD gene encoding rod shape-determining protein MreD, translating into MNSLQYLKLMLIVLGTVLIQFFFNEVLDIQGIRPDLFFILLIYLAFRLSATQTVWVAFLLGILQDILFHPSVLGLSPLIKTFSGFILAQLIHQSFLRVRVFSTISSVLLIFLSHVIFNWVLFIEMPVDFNYVLIHYSLPEFLYTGGLFILANYFISLYPETE; encoded by the coding sequence ATGAATTCACTCCAATATCTAAAACTCATGCTTATCGTGCTGGGAACGGTTCTGATTCAGTTCTTTTTCAATGAAGTGTTGGATATACAGGGCATCCGCCCCGACCTTTTTTTTATTCTCCTCATCTATCTGGCGTTTCGCCTCTCTGCCACCCAAACTGTCTGGGTTGCCTTTCTCCTGGGAATTTTACAGGATATTCTTTTCCATCCCTCGGTTTTGGGACTCTCACCCCTGATCAAAACATTTTCAGGTTTTATCCTGGCTCAGCTCATCCACCAATCTTTTCTCCGGGTGCGGGTTTTTTCGACAATTTCATCCGTGCTTCTGATTTTTTTAAGCCATGTCATTTTCAATTGGGTGCTCTTTATTGAAATGCCTGTGGATTTTAATTATGTATTAATACACTACAGCCTGCCGGAATTTCTTTATACGGGAGGACTCTTTATACTGGCGAATTATTTTATTTCGCTCTATCCGGAAACTGAGTAA
- the mrdA gene encoding penicillin-binding protein 2: MAQSHENTLTPVQYYILIGITIILFGILLYRIYDLQIRRYSDLSSEAVENMYRKYNIPAPRGIIYDRYNRPLVYNQSNYDLEVYPFEIKQSEHTWDVLSDILDIPAETLKKRMEKNMNGYYRPSKIASSLDFRTVSLIQEYQLELSGVILTSRPTRKYAPGIRAGHLLGYTAEIDKNSIELLRNQGYRPGDYVGVKGVEKSYEKELKGTNGTRYVRINAYGMDFGEDFSKSIPVVPGNDLYLTINKDLQSYVESLADTLPFSVTVLDYTNGEILAMTSQPGFDPAIFSGTVETEDWLALLNDPCKPLINRTVQGLYPPGSIFKLICAVAALEDRVISPSHQYYCSGSYRLGRRVYKCWKKAGHGTLDLYGAIENSCNVYFYNLIQDVGLERWHRYGSAFRIGTLTGIDIPEEKAGILPDRRYLDAKYERNGWTVGLLLNMVIGQGDVLVTPIDMARYTCLLATRGKIITPHVGRAIYDKKEETLRMLSFPEDSVQGIHPRVWDVIHEGMRRVVAGKNGTAKVVNIPHLDVYGKTGTAQNPHGDAHGWFIGFVKDKQFPYAIVVFVENGKSGSGSAAPMARKIFDYFWKVSTF, translated from the coding sequence ATGGCCCAATCACATGAGAATACACTTACACCGGTCCAATACTATATCCTCATTGGGATAACGATCATTCTTTTTGGTATCCTTTTATACAGAATTTATGATCTTCAGATTCGCAGATATTCGGACCTTTCTTCGGAAGCGGTTGAAAATATGTATCGTAAATATAATATCCCTGCACCCCGCGGCATTATTTACGACCGCTACAACCGGCCCCTGGTGTATAATCAGTCCAACTACGATCTGGAAGTCTATCCCTTTGAAATTAAACAGAGTGAACATACCTGGGATGTTTTGTCGGATATTCTGGATATCCCGGCAGAAACGCTGAAAAAGCGGATGGAAAAGAACATGAACGGGTATTACCGACCGTCTAAAATTGCATCCAGCCTGGATTTCAGAACGGTTTCCCTGATCCAGGAGTATCAATTGGAACTGTCCGGCGTTATCCTGACATCCCGGCCGACCCGGAAGTATGCACCGGGGATCCGGGCAGGGCACCTCCTGGGGTACACGGCCGAAATCGATAAAAACAGCATTGAATTGTTGAGGAATCAGGGATACCGTCCGGGTGATTATGTTGGCGTCAAAGGTGTTGAAAAATCATACGAAAAAGAGCTGAAAGGCACCAATGGCACCCGGTATGTCCGCATTAACGCCTACGGGATGGACTTCGGAGAGGATTTTTCTAAAAGTATCCCGGTTGTCCCTGGGAATGACCTCTACCTGACCATTAACAAAGATTTGCAGAGTTATGTTGAATCTCTTGCCGATACTCTCCCCTTTTCCGTAACAGTTCTGGATTATACCAATGGTGAAATCCTTGCTATGACATCCCAGCCGGGATTTGACCCCGCTATTTTTTCCGGCACTGTGGAGACAGAGGACTGGCTGGCCCTGCTGAATGATCCGTGTAAACCTTTGATTAACCGGACGGTTCAGGGATTGTATCCGCCGGGATCCATTTTTAAGCTGATCTGTGCGGTAGCTGCTCTGGAAGACCGTGTCATTTCTCCCTCCCACCAATATTACTGTTCAGGGTCCTACCGCCTCGGGCGGAGGGTATACAAATGCTGGAAAAAGGCAGGACACGGAACGCTGGATTTATATGGTGCGATTGAAAATTCCTGTAATGTCTATTTTTACAATCTGATTCAGGATGTGGGACTTGAACGTTGGCACCGGTATGGCAGTGCCTTTCGTATTGGCACGTTAACAGGAATTGATATTCCTGAAGAGAAAGCAGGTATCCTGCCGGACCGCCGTTACCTGGATGCAAAATACGAACGTAACGGCTGGACCGTGGGATTGTTGCTGAATATGGTGATCGGTCAGGGGGATGTGTTGGTAACACCTATTGACATGGCCCGATATACCTGTCTTTTGGCAACCCGTGGTAAAATCATCACACCCCATGTTGGCCGGGCAATTTATGATAAAAAAGAAGAGACACTCCGGATGCTCTCGTTTCCGGAGGATTCTGTTCAGGGTATCCATCCCCGGGTTTGGGATGTAATCCACGAAGGAATGAGACGGGTTGTGGCCGGAAAAAACGGGACTGCAAAAGTGGTTAATATCCCTCATCTTGACGTGTACGGTAAAACCGGTACGGCCCAGAATCCTCACGGAGATGCACATGGATGGTTTATCGGCTTTGTGAAAGACAAACAATTCCCCTATGCTATTGTTGTCTTTGTTGAAAACGGGAAATCCGGCAGCGGTTCTGCGGCTCCCATGGCCCGGAAAATTTTTGATTATTTCTGGAAAGTGAGCACTTTTTAA
- the rodA gene encoding rod shape-determining protein RodA → MNYLQHLREKTSDLDYLTLAIVLALTIIGLFSIYSASSVGESSHWSLQFVVQLIALFLGLIFFVMMYVIPKQFLLNNAWFFYIAGVLLLLIPFFTSGTIAETNRWIDLKIVRIQPSEFMKFILILILARYFSTTKNSTEVFRYVFKPLFLTLLPFILVFIQPDLGTSIIYLAVFIGMLYASGYRVYYIFLLIAPMITIVAAFNLTAFTIWGIILGIIIFFNQANIFASVGIFIGNIATGLITPLIWNHLKPYQQTRILTMFNAKLDPLGAGYQVLQSQIAIGSGGLRGKGFMAGTQTHLRFLPEQHTDFIFSVIAEELGFFMVVILFILFFTLFARWFRMAYQARDKFGAMLIVGGTMVLLIHFFINIGMTVGLLPVTGKPLPFLSYGGSFLVTCYGLVGMILNGNSEQIPRALTYR, encoded by the coding sequence ATGAATTATCTCCAGCATCTACGGGAAAAAACATCGGATTTGGATTACCTGACACTGGCTATTGTCCTGGCATTAACTATTATCGGACTCTTTTCTATTTATAGTGCGTCCAGTGTGGGAGAATCATCACACTGGTCCCTGCAGTTTGTCGTTCAGCTGATTGCACTCTTTTTAGGGCTCATTTTTTTTGTCATGATGTATGTGATTCCCAAACAGTTTTTATTGAATAATGCCTGGTTTTTTTACATTGCGGGGGTTTTGCTTTTGCTGATTCCCTTTTTCACCTCAGGCACTATTGCCGAAACAAACAGATGGATCGATTTGAAAATTGTCAGGATCCAGCCCTCCGAATTTATGAAGTTTATTCTTATTCTCATTTTAGCCCGGTATTTTTCCACAACCAAAAATTCTACAGAAGTATTCCGGTATGTGTTCAAACCGTTATTTTTAACGCTCCTTCCATTCATTCTGGTGTTTATCCAGCCTGATCTGGGGACATCTATTATTTATCTGGCCGTTTTTATTGGAATGCTTTATGCATCAGGATACAGGGTTTATTACATCTTTCTGCTGATCGCACCCATGATCACCATTGTGGCAGCCTTTAATCTGACGGCTTTTACTATCTGGGGCATTATCCTGGGAATCATCATCTTTTTTAACCAGGCCAACATTTTTGCATCCGTGGGAATTTTTATCGGTAATATTGCAACCGGACTGATTACGCCCCTGATCTGGAACCATTTAAAACCATACCAGCAAACCAGGATTCTCACCATGTTCAATGCCAAACTGGATCCTCTGGGTGCCGGATATCAGGTGCTGCAGTCACAAATTGCCATCGGTTCCGGCGGACTGCGGGGAAAGGGTTTTATGGCCGGAACCCAAACCCATCTGCGTTTTCTTCCGGAACAACATACGGATTTCATCTTTTCAGTCATTGCCGAAGAACTGGGGTTTTTTATGGTGGTTATTCTCTTTATTCTGTTCTTTACCCTTTTTGCCCGGTGGTTCAGGATGGCTTATCAGGCCCGGGACAAGTTCGGAGCTATGCTTATTGTGGGTGGAACCATGGTTTTACTGATCCACTTTTTCATCAACATCGGGATGACAGTTGGACTCTTGCCCGTGACGGGGAAACCGCTCCCTTTTCTCAGCTATGGAGGGAGTTTTCTGGTAACCTGTTACGGACTTGTGGGCATGATCCTCAATGGGAATTCGGAACAAATACCCCGGGCGCTCACATATCGCTAA
- the smpB gene encoding SsrA-binding protein SmpB, translating to MSETVVTNKRAFHDYQILETLEAGLALKGSEVKSIREGKISLKEAYCYFQEGELYLLQCHIAPYSHLGYEEHDPLRPRKLLLRRDELRKLRKKKEEGGLTIVPLKVYWNKNHLKAEIALVKGKKLYDKRRDLAEKESQRTIERMMKHKR from the coding sequence ATGTCTGAAACAGTTGTGACAAACAAGCGGGCTTTTCATGACTATCAAATTTTGGAAACCCTTGAAGCCGGTCTTGCCTTAAAAGGCTCAGAGGTGAAATCCATTCGGGAAGGAAAAATCAGTCTGAAAGAAGCCTATTGTTATTTCCAGGAGGGAGAACTTTACCTCCTCCAGTGCCATATTGCCCCTTATTCCCATCTGGGATATGAGGAGCATGATCCCCTGAGGCCCCGGAAACTTTTACTCCGCCGGGATGAACTCAGGAAACTGCGAAAGAAAAAGGAAGAGGGCGGACTCACCATTGTTCCCCTCAAAGTCTATTGGAATAAAAATCACCTTAAAGCGGAAATTGCTCTGGTAAAAGGTAAAAAGCTTTATGATAAACGGAGGGACCTGGCTGAGAAAGAATCCCAACGGACTATAGAGCGGATGATGAAACACAAAAGGTAG